In the Pedobacter cryoconitis genome, CTCAAAACCATTACCAACCCAAGATAGATACTTTTGAGTAATAATTTGTTTCAATTTATCCTGAGTAGTTCCTGTTAAGTTAACTACAGCTGGATTATTTGTGAAGTAAGTACTGATTTCTGCTGCAGTCATACCCGCTTTAGCCATAGAAGCAGTTATACCAGCCTGGTACAATACATTTGCATCACCAGCCGTTCCTAAAGTAAGTGCCGCTTCAGCCAGGTTAAATTTAGTCTGGAAAGCAGTTAAAAGCCTTGCAGGAGCTTCACCCGTTACACCTACAACATAAGTGTTATAAATAGAACGTGTAGCAAGAGTTGGAGCAGCACCACTCGCACCGTTTTCAAAAGCAGTAAATTTCCCCCCTGGTTTAGTATAAAATTTAGCAAGTCTCACTGTATCATTTACTGATTTAGATAAAGTCAGTAAGCGTGAACTTAACATCTCATTATTCTTGAAACTTCCTGAGATATCCTGAACATACATTGGGTTCTGGTTATTTAATGAAGTTGAAAAAGGAACTGCAAAATCAAATTTTCCATCATCAATAACACCATCAGCGCTTGCCAATACAGCAGTCACTGTTGATGTTGCCAATGGTTTACTTACATTCGAAACAGTAATTGCAAATTTCAGCAATAGTGAATTTGCTGCTCTTTTCCATTTAGACAGATCACCGCCATAAACAAGATCATCTGCACCCGGAACTAAAACAGAAGATTTATTGAGGTCAGCA is a window encoding:
- a CDS encoding SusD/RagB family nutrient-binding outer membrane lipoprotein; translation: MKKTILFALCTLSLASCKKYTDINQNPNDPTEVPAKVLLPNTTIGLGFTNANELGRVSSILVQYNAGVANSGLTYDSYNYDGSFNNQWDFEIYSGIVNNLRIIIKNNEAANPAYSGIAKIELAYIMSMATDMWGDVPYSQAGFGLQFPQPRYDKQEDIYQGNSALGIVGLFDLVKAGIADLNKSSVLVPGADDLVYGGDLSKWKRAANSLLLKFAITVSNVSKPLATSTVTAVLASADGVIDDGKFDFAVPFSTSLNNQNPMYVQDISGSFKNNEMLSSRLLTLSKSVNDTVRLAKFYTKPGGKFTAFENGASGAAPTLATRSIYNTYVVGVTGEAPARLLTAFQTKFNLAEAALTLGTAGDANVLYQAGITASMAKAGMTAAEISTYFTNNPAVVNLTGTTQDKLKQIITQKYLSWVGNGFEAYNDYRRTGFPVLALALNVTGGDNPSVIPKRLPYTTTEGNGNPNQPKPRPKTDQKVWWGL